A region of Homo sapiens chromosome X, GRCh38.p14 Primary Assembly DNA encodes the following proteins:
- the SMIM10 gene encoding small integral membrane protein 10, with amino-acid sequence MEALGSGHYVGGSIRSMAAAALSGLAVRLSRPQGTRGSYGAFCKTLTRTLLTFFDLAWRLRKNFFYFYILASVILNVHLQVYI; translated from the coding sequence ATGGAGGCCTTGGGCTCTGGGCACTATGTGGGAGGCAGCATCAGGTCCATGGCGGCGGCGGCCCTGTCTGGCCTGGCGGTGCGGCTGTCGCGCCCGCAGGGGACCCGCGGCTCTTACGGCGCCTTCTGCAAGACGCTCACGCGCACGCTGCTCACCTTCTTCGACCTGGCCTGGCGGCTGCGCAAGAACTTCTTTTACTTCTATATTCTGGCCTCGGTGATTCTCAACGTCCACCTGCAGGTATATATTTAG